The following DNA comes from Dehalococcoidales bacterium.
CCAAAACGAAGCTCGGGCAATACTTATGCGCCTTAAAAACGAGCCGGTACCAAGACCGATGACCCATGACTTGTTACAATCTATAATCGAAAACCTCGGTGGTAAAGTCGATTCAATCGCAATTACCTCTCTGGAAGGGGATGTGTTCTTTGCCAAAATAATGCTGACAATAAACGGGCAAAAGCATGAAGTGGACTCCCGCCCCAGTGATGCTCTGGCGCTTGCTCTCAGGGTAGATGCCCGCATATACGTCAATGAATCGGTTATGGACAAGACAGCAATCACAATGGAAAAAGATGCCGATAGTGACGAGTTTATCCTGGACCAGGCCGATCAAATCGAGCCTGAAGGCAAAGGCGGCACGATGACCGAGGAAGAAAAAAAACGTCTGGGAGTTTTCCGAGATTTTATCGATAATCTGGATATGGACGGTTTGGATTCAAAATAGCACGATTTTATCAGTTGCCCCAAAACTGAAATATCCAAAAACAAAAAACGCTAGTAATAATGAAAAAGCCCTTGAAGTCTTTGTTGCCTCAAGGGCTTTTTAGCTTTAAAAAGTGGTACCCCAGGTGAGAGTCGAACTCACGACACGCGGTTTAGGAAACCGCTGCTCTATCCACTGAGCTACTGGGGCTTGAACGCAAATTTTAGTTGTTAAGCCCTTTTATGTCAACCAATGGTGTTAATTTTTGAAAATTGGTGTCACCGGAAGGAATTACACCATTGAGTTTTACCATTGCCTCTTCTTGCA
Coding sequences within:
- a CDS encoding bifunctional nuclease family protein; its protein translation is MIEVTIDSVRIGLMNQKPEYQYVVLLKEQSSKRYLPIFIGQNEARAILMRLKNEPVPRPMTHDLLQSIIENLGGKVDSIAITSLEGDVFFAKIMLTINGQKHEVDSRPSDALALALRVDARIYVNESVMDKTAITMEKDADSDEFILDQADQIEPEGKGGTMTEEEKKRLGVFRDFIDNLDMDGLDSK